A single window of Ignavibacteriota bacterium DNA harbors:
- the grpE gene encoding nucleotide exchange factor GrpE produces MEDNNLNQQKPLRRTTSNKIKDIYETYVKNDKTKNIPISDSESDSIDEQVTENSVNESRVDNSLDDSAFLEMQTRIEFLSSELQQANSNMENLQKENTELKELSLRKTAELENFRKRSIKEKSDLIEYANEKLLASFVEILDDLTAAINSSTSAENTDSVIKGLELIYNKTKKLFDEAGVKQMEFNEDTEFDVHYHEALMMAPSDKPEGTVLQTLQNGYIYRDKVLKHAKVITSSGISNN; encoded by the coding sequence ATGGAAGACAATAATTTAAATCAGCAGAAACCTCTGCGCCGAACAACTTCAAATAAAATAAAAGATATTTATGAAACTTATGTTAAGAATGATAAGACTAAAAATATTCCTATAAGCGATTCTGAAAGTGATTCAATTGATGAGCAGGTTACTGAAAATTCAGTTAATGAGTCGAGAGTTGATAATTCACTTGATGACTCAGCTTTTCTCGAAATGCAGACACGAATTGAGTTTTTAAGTTCTGAATTACAACAAGCGAACTCAAATATGGAAAACTTACAAAAAGAAAATACTGAGTTAAAAGAATTATCATTAAGAAAAACTGCTGAACTTGAGAATTTCCGCAAACGCAGCATCAAAGAAAAATCAGATTTAATTGAATATGCAAACGAAAAGTTGCTAGCTTCATTTGTAGAAATTCTCGATGACCTAACTGCTGCGATTAATAGCTCAACCAGCGCTGAAAATACTGATTCAGTGATAAAAGGTTTGGAATTGATTTATAACAAAACAAAAAAGCTATTTGATGAAGCAGGAGTTAAACAAATGGAATTTAATGAAGATACAGAATTTGATGTACATTACCATGAAGCTTTGATGATGGCACCTTCAGACAAGCCCGAAGGTACTGTTTTGCAGACACTTCAGAATGGATATATTTACAGGGATAAAGTTCTGAAACACGCAAAGGTTATTACTTCATCCGGTATTTCAAATAACTAA
- a CDS encoding SDR family oxidoreductase yields the protein MNRNNALILGISSGFGKATALELARRGYNIYGAHLDLGSAKIKAEELRQEIEAIGVHSQFFNTNIADETNRNNVIDSISKILSLRNDNSVLGVFMHSVAFGALGPFIDENPEKQINQKKLEMSVNVMANSLLYWVQDLFHAKLFGKHSRIFAMSSNGARVATNKYGPVSVAKAAIESLIRQLAFELAPYGITANSIMAGATATPASSKIPDFGKMLRFAKEHNPFQRNTVPEDASKVIGILAGEESDWITGQVINVDGGQGIFTYLPDYYNAESEN from the coding sequence ATGAATAGGAATAATGCTCTAATTCTTGGCATATCAAGCGGATTTGGAAAAGCTACGGCTTTGGAACTTGCCCGCAGAGGTTATAATATTTACGGTGCACATCTGGATCTGGGTTCTGCAAAGATAAAAGCCGAAGAATTGAGACAGGAAATTGAAGCCATTGGTGTTCATTCTCAATTTTTCAATACTAATATTGCTGATGAAACTAACAGAAATAATGTAATTGATAGTATTTCTAAAATTTTATCCCTTAGAAATGATAATTCTGTACTTGGCGTATTTATGCATTCAGTTGCTTTTGGTGCTTTAGGTCCGTTTATTGACGAAAATCCCGAAAAGCAAATTAATCAAAAAAAACTTGAGATGTCTGTAAATGTAATGGCAAATAGCTTGCTTTATTGGGTGCAAGATTTATTCCATGCCAAATTATTTGGTAAACATAGTCGCATTTTTGCTATGTCGAGTAACGGTGCAAGAGTAGCTACAAACAAATACGGTCCAGTATCAGTGGCAAAAGCAGCAATCGAATCATTGATTCGTCAGCTTGCTTTCGAGCTTGCCCCTTATGGAATTACTGCTAACTCCATTATGGCTGGAGCAACTGCTACTCCTGCATCTTCAAAAATTCCTGATTTCGGAAAAATGCTTCGATTTGCTAAAGAGCATAATCCATTCCAAAGAAATACTGTTCCCGAAGATGCTTCAAAAGTTATCGGTATATTGGCTGGTGAAGAGTCCGACTGGATTACCGGTCAGGTAATCAATGTTGATGGTGGACAAGGAATATTTACATACCTTCCCGATTACTATAACGCAGAAAGTGAAAATTAA
- a CDS encoding SDR family oxidoreductase, translated as MEKRNLYALILGVSSGFGKSCAIELAGMGYNIIGVHLDLGSNKVKAEELRQELEALGVKAKFFNANGADDSVRKEIIDYIKNDFDNGENNVLRVLIHSLAFGAIKPLFDKNPDNAVNKRQIEMTMDVMANSLVYWVQDLFVSNLLAENSRIFGLTSIGNTRAMNNYGAISAAKCALEAYIRQIAIELAPYKITANAILAGLTDTPASNKIPGFGKMLAHAKEHNPFGRNTVPEDVAKAIALLADEKFYWITGQVLGVDGGESIMNFIETH; from the coding sequence ATGGAAAAACGCAACCTCTATGCCCTGATTCTTGGTGTATCAAGTGGATTTGGCAAATCCTGTGCTATCGAACTTGCAGGTATGGGCTACAATATTATCGGAGTTCATCTGGATTTAGGCTCAAATAAAGTTAAAGCTGAGGAGTTGAGACAGGAACTGGAAGCTTTGGGTGTAAAGGCAAAGTTCTTTAACGCAAATGGAGCTGATGATTCAGTTCGCAAGGAAATTATTGATTACATAAAAAATGATTTCGATAACGGCGAGAATAATGTCCTTCGTGTATTGATACATTCACTCGCTTTTGGAGCTATCAAACCTCTATTTGACAAAAATCCTGATAATGCAGTCAACAAGCGCCAAATCGAAATGACAATGGATGTAATGGCAAACAGCCTTGTTTATTGGGTTCAGGACTTATTTGTCAGTAATTTACTGGCTGAAAATTCCAGAATTTTCGGACTGACAAGCATCGGAAATACACGTGCAATGAATAATTACGGAGCTATATCAGCAGCAAAATGTGCCCTTGAAGCATACATCAGGCAGATTGCAATTGAGCTTGCACCTTATAAAATCACTGCAAATGCAATTCTTGCAGGCTTGACTGATACACCTGCAAGCAATAAAATTCCGGGATTTGGTAAAATGCTGGCTCATGCAAAAGAACATAATCCATTCGGAAGAAACACTGTCCCTGAGGATGTCGCCAAAGCAATTGCACTTTTGGCAGATGAGAAATTCTATTGGATAACAGGACAAGTCCTTGGAGTTGACGGTGGTGAAAGTATCATGAATTTTATTGAGACACATTAA
- the mraZ gene encoding division/cell wall cluster transcriptional repressor MraZ encodes MAFFKGQETYSIDSKGRVNIPAKMRKSISPEANDTFTVTRGQEECIVAYPLDEWKKYEEKFVELNQYDSKNRFFLRKLLMWSEEVNLDGQQRISLPKKLLDFAGIENKVVIVGMVDHIEFWNPEKFDEYLSRFDESYEDVAANVMVK; translated from the coding sequence ATGGCATTTTTCAAAGGACAGGAAACCTACTCGATTGACAGCAAAGGCAGAGTGAATATACCTGCCAAGATGCGAAAGAGTATTTCCCCCGAAGCCAATGATACTTTCACGGTTACAAGGGGGCAGGAAGAGTGCATTGTAGCTTATCCGCTTGATGAATGGAAAAAATACGAAGAAAAGTTTGTAGAGTTAAATCAGTATGATTCAAAAAACAGATTTTTCTTAAGAAAATTACTGATGTGGAGTGAAGAAGTAAATCTCGACGGACAGCAGAGAATATCACTCCCCAAAAAATTGCTTGATTTTGCAGGTATTGAAAATAAGGTGGTAATCGTAGGAATGGTTGACCACATCGAATTTTGGAATCCTGAAAAATTTGATGAGTATTTAAGCAGATTTGATGAATCTTATGAAGATGTAGCGGCAAATGTTATGGTTAAGTAA
- the rsmH gene encoding 16S rRNA (cytosine(1402)-N(4))-methyltransferase RsmH, whose protein sequence is MSKKHKPAKPHKSEYAPAEYDYHLPVMLDECIDFLVLSNKGIYIDGTLGGGGHAERILSKLSSGGNLVVFDKDPGAIAHCKRKFNDLLLEKSAPNVTFYNECFSAICSKAEYDGLINGVLLDLGVSSRQLDSDSVGLSYRFDSRLDMRFGKEGVTAYDIINKAEPADIKRILYQYGEEPKAGLIARRIEERRRAIPLETTTDLKNLIEELVSPIQLFKTLSRVFQAFRIAVNNELEVLEKALPCFIKMLAPGGRIVIMSYHSLEDRIVKNIFRDFARPNDGEPILKILTNKPIEASEGEIIRNPRARSAKLRVAERT, encoded by the coding sequence ATGAGTAAAAAGCACAAACCGGCTAAGCCCCATAAGAGCGAATATGCTCCTGCGGAATACGATTATCACTTGCCGGTGATGCTTGATGAATGTATAGATTTTCTAGTTCTTTCAAATAAAGGCATTTATATAGATGGTACACTCGGCGGCGGTGGGCATGCAGAGCGGATATTATCTAAACTCAGTTCCGGGGGGAATTTGGTTGTGTTTGATAAAGATCCGGGTGCAATAGCACATTGTAAGAGGAAGTTCAATGATTTATTATTGGAAAAATCCGCCCCGAATGTAACATTCTATAATGAGTGCTTTAGTGCTATCTGCAGCAAAGCTGAGTATGATGGACTGATAAACGGAGTATTGCTTGATTTGGGCGTTTCCTCAAGGCAGCTTGACTCTGATTCAGTCGGTTTAAGCTATCGCTTCGATTCCCGTCTTGATATGAGGTTCGGAAAAGAGGGCGTTACGGCTTATGACATAATCAACAAAGCGGAGCCGGCAGATATCAAGAGGATTCTTTACCAGTATGGTGAAGAACCCAAGGCAGGGCTTATTGCACGGCGTATTGAAGAAAGGCGCCGTGCGATTCCTCTTGAGACCACTACCGACCTGAAAAATCTAATCGAGGAACTTGTCTCTCCCATTCAATTATTCAAAACTCTTTCGCGTGTATTTCAGGCATTTCGTATTGCAGTTAATAACGAACTTGAAGTACTTGAAAAAGCACTCCCATGCTTTATTAAAATGCTCGCACCGGGGGGTAGAATTGTCATAATGAGTTATCACTCACTTGAAGACAGAATAGTTAAAAATATTTTCCGCGATTTTGCAAGGCCTAACGATGGTGAGCCAATTCTGAAAATCCTAACCAATAAACCAATTGAAGCAAGCGAAGGTGAAATTATCAGAAATCCCCGCGCCCGTAGTGCTAAATTACGTGTTGCGGAGAGAACTTGA
- a CDS encoding DJ-1/PfpI family protein has translation MMYILGLFILAFSVLTTIDAASKPADKKLRVGILVYDDVYLLDFTGPLEVFFDTELEDGSKGFEVFLVAPENKNIRAHTGTLISPDYNIDNCPPIDILVVPGGNLNLSNQNPKVSDFILKTEKQCQILMSVCTGAFILADLGILNGKEATTWYGAKQNLQKKYPEIRISDSRFTDNGKIITTAGISAGIDGSLYVVGRIFGEAIMKKTAKYLEWELKDSTN, from the coding sequence ATGATGTATATTTTAGGTTTGTTCATCCTTGCTTTTTCTGTTTTAACTACAATTGATGCAGCCTCAAAACCTGCTGATAAAAAACTTAGAGTTGGAATTTTGGTTTATGATGATGTTTATTTACTTGACTTTACAGGTCCACTCGAAGTGTTTTTTGATACTGAACTTGAAGATGGAAGCAAGGGGTTTGAGGTGTTTTTGGTGGCTCCGGAAAATAAGAACATCAGGGCTCATACCGGAACATTAATTTCGCCTGATTATAATATTGATAATTGCCCACCAATAGATATATTGGTTGTTCCTGGTGGGAACTTGAATTTATCAAATCAAAATCCAAAAGTTTCTGATTTTATTCTTAAAACTGAAAAGCAATGCCAAATATTGATGTCTGTATGTACAGGTGCTTTCATACTTGCCGATTTGGGGATTTTGAATGGTAAAGAAGCAACAACATGGTATGGAGCGAAACAGAATTTACAGAAGAAATACCCTGAAATTAGAATATCCGATAGTAGGTTCACAGATAACGGAAAGATAATTACTACAGCCGGAATTTCTGCAGGTATTGACGGAAGTTTGTATGTTGTAGGCAGAATTTTTGGAGAAGCAATTATGAAGAAGACAGCAAAATATCTTGAATGGGAACTAAAAGATAGTACCAATTGA
- a CDS encoding DUF2283 domain-containing protein, with the protein MQIKYFQDTDTLLIIFNNNLIYETKDINDNTLVELDENGNVVSMTFEHAKSIANINDISYQQLAIA; encoded by the coding sequence ATGCAAATCAAATATTTTCAAGATACAGACACATTATTGATAATCTTCAATAATAATTTGATTTATGAAACAAAAGATATTAATGATAATACACTTGTTGAACTCGATGAAAATGGTAATGTAGTAAGTATGACTTTTGAACATGCAAAAAGTATTGCCAATATCAATGATATTTCTTATCAACAATTAGCAATTGCATGA
- a CDS encoding tetratricopeptide repeat protein: protein MKILTVIFLMLISNLTLSKTTLNHFKSGFSKSKSSVYQDIKQELNKSIEQDYIQAELLFVKGNVKYFMGFYQDAIADYTKAIELYSNFAQAFHNRGSAKYVMGEFEEAIKDFKKAIELKPKDILAYYNLGNVLSDLGDFVTAIENYNKAIELDPNEIDFYNNRGNAKSEIGQFEDALFDFNKALEINPEFSSAIYNRGNVKSELKDHQGAIEDFERAIKLNFVNPGVYINLGNAKSELGKYQDAMNDYNQAIELDPNYYLTYYNRGYLKFKLEDYLDAIIDYDKVIALDVNFSMGYANRGAAKFEIGEYQEALDDLNKAIEINPDNINSYYNRAKTYHILNMKHNAIYDLDKLIELEPNFYIAYRFKGMINYELGDFQAATHNFNKAIEINPIDTMSFFLRGQSKRSLGDNSGALADFNRAIELDPNLPGVYHTRGNIKHQLGDLSGAIWNWEKVIEFNYDTHLAYNNIGSVKLDSKDYQGAIQDFDKAIEIRPDFVLAFTNRGDAKFDIGDFQGALDDYSKAIDLNPNLFKAYLGRGNTKISLKRFSDSIEDFDKAISIDPNSHTAYFFRGCANSFENDFKLAIDDYNKAIELNSNRANFYFKRGLAYLSLDEKELACKDLKKALSMGISFANDYIKELCY, encoded by the coding sequence ATGAAAATATTAACAGTAATTTTCTTAATGCTGATATCTAACTTAACATTAAGCAAAACCACTTTGAATCATTTTAAGAGTGGCTTTTCAAAGTCAAAATCAAGTGTTTATCAGGATATTAAGCAAGAGTTAAATAAATCAATCGAACAGGATTACATTCAAGCCGAATTATTGTTCGTTAAAGGTAATGTTAAGTATTTTATGGGCTTCTATCAGGATGCAATCGCAGACTATACAAAGGCGATTGAATTATATTCAAATTTTGCTCAGGCATTTCATAATCGAGGAAGTGCTAAGTATGTAATGGGAGAATTTGAAGAAGCGATAAAGGATTTTAAAAAAGCTATTGAACTTAAACCGAAAGATATTTTAGCTTACTACAATTTAGGTAATGTTTTATCTGATTTGGGAGATTTTGTTACTGCTATTGAAAATTACAATAAAGCTATTGAATTAGACCCTAATGAGATTGATTTTTATAACAATCGTGGCAATGCAAAAAGTGAGATTGGGCAATTTGAAGATGCTTTATTTGACTTTAACAAAGCTTTAGAAATCAACCCTGAATTTTCTTCTGCAATTTACAATCGTGGTAATGTTAAAAGTGAGTTGAAAGACCATCAAGGTGCTATTGAAGACTTTGAGAGAGCAATTAAATTAAATTTTGTCAATCCAGGAGTTTACATAAATCTTGGGAATGCTAAAAGTGAATTAGGTAAATATCAAGACGCTATGAATGATTATAATCAAGCGATTGAATTAGACCCAAATTATTACTTGACATATTATAACAGAGGATATCTAAAATTTAAATTAGAAGATTATCTTGACGCAATTATTGATTATGACAAAGTAATAGCGCTTGATGTAAATTTTTCTATGGGATACGCCAATCGTGGAGCTGCTAAGTTTGAAATTGGTGAATACCAAGAAGCACTTGATGACTTGAACAAAGCAATTGAGATAAATCCTGATAATATTAATTCCTATTACAACAGAGCCAAAACTTATCATATATTAAATATGAAGCATAATGCTATTTACGATTTAGATAAATTAATCGAATTAGAGCCGAACTTTTACATCGCATATAGATTTAAAGGCATGATAAATTATGAGTTAGGTGATTTTCAAGCCGCGACTCATAACTTCAACAAAGCTATTGAGATAAATCCAATTGATACTATGTCCTTCTTTTTACGTGGACAATCAAAAAGAAGTTTAGGCGATAATTCTGGAGCATTAGCAGATTTTAACAGAGCAATTGAATTAGATCCAAATTTGCCAGGGGTTTATCATACACGAGGTAATATTAAACATCAATTAGGAGACTTAAGTGGTGCAATTTGGAATTGGGAAAAAGTAATTGAGTTTAATTATGATACTCATTTAGCATATAACAATATCGGATCAGTAAAGTTGGATTCAAAAGATTATCAAGGTGCTATCCAAGACTTTGATAAAGCAATCGAAATTCGACCTGATTTTGTTTTAGCATTTACAAATAGGGGTGATGCAAAGTTCGATATTGGTGATTTCCAAGGGGCTTTGGATGATTATTCGAAAGCTATAGATTTGAATCCAAATCTATTTAAAGCATATTTAGGCAGGGGTAATACTAAAATATCATTAAAAAGATTTTCTGATTCAATTGAAGACTTTGATAAAGCTATTAGTATTGATCCAAATTCGCATACAGCATATTTTTTCAGAGGATGTGCAAATTCTTTTGAAAACGATTTTAAACTTGCTATTGATGATTATAATAAAGCAATTGAACTTAATTCAAATAGAGCAAATTTTTACTTCAAACGGGGCCTTGCTTATTTATCGTTGGATGAGAAGGAACTTGCTTGTAAAGACTTGAAAAAAGCTCTGTCTATGGGAATTAGTTTTGCTAATGACTATATCAAAGAATTATGTTATTAA
- a CDS encoding Nramp family divalent metal transporter — protein sequence MRDLKGIVKTIGPGILFAGAAIGGSHLIQSTRAGADYGYSLIIVILLVNLFKYPFFEFSYRYTSAKNKTLLQGYQELGSWAIWSFLIISIITGIINLAALALGASGLLGYIIGSAVQPLYLSIGLVTLCILILLIGKYPLLDGAMKFMVFMLGIFTTIAFFMSLSVNNSPIEGFNSPEIFERSSILFIIALMGWMPTPIEASVWTSLWSVGRQKQKKYIPTLKESLIDFHIGYIITTVLAVFFLVLGARAMFGTGIGFSSNGTEFSKQLIDIYATLLGNWSKVILAPVAFITIFSSLLTVVDAYPRSITSAIFLSLREKTHETVRLHEILTLSMSAVALIIVSFLIHNLKMMIDLATVISFLAAPVFAVINYKTVTAKDFPDSYRPKLWLKLLAIAGIIFLSGFSFIYLWSLFVL from the coding sequence ATGAGAGATTTAAAAGGTATTGTCAAAACAATTGGTCCGGGTATTTTATTTGCCGGTGCAGCCATAGGAGGTTCACACCTTATACAATCCACAAGAGCCGGAGCTGACTACGGATATTCATTAATAATTGTCATTTTACTTGTGAATTTATTCAAATATCCTTTTTTTGAATTCAGCTACAGATATACATCAGCTAAGAACAAAACACTATTGCAGGGTTATCAGGAACTTGGCTCATGGGCTATTTGGAGCTTTCTGATTATTTCAATTATTACAGGAATTATCAATCTTGCTGCTCTTGCATTAGGTGCAAGCGGACTTCTTGGATATATTATTGGTAGTGCAGTGCAACCCTTATATTTAAGTATAGGATTAGTAACTTTATGTATATTGATTCTTCTTATCGGTAAATATCCTTTGCTTGATGGAGCAATGAAATTTATGGTATTTATGCTTGGAATTTTTACTACAATTGCTTTTTTTATGTCGCTATCAGTTAATAATTCGCCAATTGAAGGATTCAATTCGCCGGAAATTTTTGAGCGTTCATCAATACTTTTCATAATTGCACTTATGGGATGGATGCCAACACCGATCGAAGCATCTGTATGGACATCTTTATGGTCTGTCGGAAGGCAAAAGCAGAAGAAATATATCCCAACTCTAAAAGAATCATTGATTGATTTTCATATCGGATATATTATAACCACTGTTTTGGCTGTATTTTTTCTCGTACTTGGAGCGAGGGCAATGTTCGGAACCGGCATCGGCTTTTCGTCTAACGGTACGGAATTTTCCAAACAGCTTATTGATATTTATGCCACATTGTTAGGAAATTGGAGTAAAGTAATTTTAGCTCCAGTGGCATTTATAACAATTTTTAGTTCGCTACTTACAGTTGTTGATGCTTATCCGCGATCAATAACAAGTGCTATATTTCTTTCCTTGCGGGAGAAAACACATGAAACAGTTCGTTTGCACGAGATTTTAACTCTTTCTATGTCTGCTGTAGCATTAATAATAGTCAGTTTTTTGATTCATAATCTAAAAATGATGATAGATTTGGCAACTGTTATTTCATTTCTTGCTGCTCCGGTTTTTGCAGTGATTAACTATAAGACTGTAACAGCGAAGGATTTTCCAGATAGCTACAGACCAAAATTATGGTTGAAATTGCTGGCAATTGCAGGTATTATTTTCTTGTCAGGCTTCAGCTTTATTTATCTGTGGTCATTATTTGTGCTTTAA
- a CDS encoding DUF2851 family protein has product MEKAILNISETLIQKEIHFYISEPSRIYKTESGKRLQIISPGRINVHAGPDLMDIAVLLNGYLIIGDAEIHKKSSDWINHKHDDDVAYKNVILHIVLEIDTTIENKFETLVLDYSSLSNKILKLESKSPESVFSAEELQNFALHRLLRKTSEASKLLIENSLKITLSMMTSSYIDRYEKKRNRHKYDPDRLAKLVEDILNSYAMEFLESLQSNDQIDVQEALLRLVKKTLTGEGAHLRRELLINSILPIALAIADDEARINLFVWYWSIPCLNQYGMLKRKFPDLPQNFLWQQQGMLEYIREFGSRNNVASEALKEYGFAEILSFYKLGRLPLDIESN; this is encoded by the coding sequence ATGGAAAAAGCAATTTTGAATATTAGTGAAACGCTTATACAAAAGGAAATACACTTTTATATTTCCGAGCCTTCACGTATATACAAAACAGAATCAGGCAAAAGGCTTCAAATTATATCTCCGGGTAGAATCAACGTACACGCAGGTCCTGACCTGATGGATATTGCAGTGCTGCTAAACGGTTATTTAATTATCGGTGATGCTGAAATTCATAAGAAAAGCTCCGACTGGATAAATCATAAACACGATGATGATGTTGCTTATAAAAATGTAATCCTGCATATTGTTTTAGAAATTGATACTACAATTGAAAATAAATTTGAAACATTAGTTTTGGATTACAGCAGCCTATCAAACAAAATATTAAAGTTAGAATCTAAATCTCCGGAATCTGTTTTTTCGGCTGAAGAACTTCAAAATTTTGCTCTTCACAGGCTTCTAAGGAAAACAAGTGAAGCAAGTAAATTATTAATCGAAAATAGTTTGAAAATTACTCTTTCGATGATGACTTCAAGCTATATTGACCGATATGAAAAGAAGAGAAATCGCCACAAATATGATCCGGATAGGCTTGCAAAATTAGTAGAAGATATATTGAACTCCTATGCTATGGAATTTTTGGAGTCTCTTCAATCAAATGACCAAATTGATGTTCAGGAAGCATTGCTGCGACTTGTTAAAAAGACACTTACAGGAGAAGGAGCTCATTTGAGACGCGAATTGTTGATTAATTCTATTTTGCCGATAGCTCTTGCAATAGCTGATGATGAAGCAAGAATCAATCTTTTTGTATGGTACTGGTCTATTCCATGCCTTAATCAATATGGTATGCTCAAAAGGAAATTTCCTGACCTTCCTCAGAACTTTCTTTGGCAGCAACAAGGAATGCTCGAATACATCAGGGAATTTGGATCCCGTAATAATGTTGCTTCGGAAGCACTTAAGGAATATGGCTTTGCTGAAATTTTATCTTTTTATAAATTAGGAAGATTACCACTTGATATTGAATCGAATTAA
- a CDS encoding DUF2892 domain-containing protein, with translation MKKNVGKVDMIIRLVAGSAIAIWGIISGSWLGLIAIVPIATALTGFCPAFTLFGISTCKIKE, from the coding sequence ATGAAGAAGAATGTCGGCAAAGTGGATATGATAATCAGGCTTGTAGCAGGATCTGCAATCGCAATTTGGGGTATAATATCAGGAAGCTGGCTTGGACTAATAGCAATTGTTCCGATTGCAACTGCTCTTACGGGTTTCTGCCCTGCATTTACACTGTTTGGAATTAGTACTTGTAAAATTAAAGAATAA